From a region of the Zingiber officinale cultivar Zhangliang chromosome 4B, Zo_v1.1, whole genome shotgun sequence genome:
- the LOC121978261 gene encoding uncharacterized protein LOC121978261 translates to MEGALHGSWRRLRVNQQRTPQKLIDTVDSGWRSLLWRNPPAAYLSLNISLLFIADNPNKVGIRYEATALDVMYHGVPLGVVTVSGFEQPAHNSLLVQTHVAVDRFNVLQADALNLVRDAAINDRVDLRLTGNVAAKILLLDISTPRVQINRYTVVGVLSQSQADNPF, encoded by the exons atggagggtgccctccatggatcttggaggcgccttcgggtgaATCAGCAGCGGACGCCGCAGAAGCTCATCGACACTGTGGACTCGGGCTGGAGGAGCCTCCTATGGAG GAATCCCCCCGCGGCCTACCTCTCCCTCAACATCTCGCTGCTCTTCATCGCGGACAACCCCAACAAGGTGGGAATCCGGTACGAGGCGACGGCACTCGATGTGATGTACCACGGCGTGCCGCTCGGCGTGGTGACGGTGTCGGGCTTCGAGCAGCCCGCGCACAACAGCCTCCTCGTCCAGACCCACGTCGCCGTTGACCGCTTCAACGTGCTCCAGGCAGACGCGCTCAACCTCGTTCGCGACGCCGCCATCAACGACCGCGTCGACCTTCGCCTCACCGGCAACGTCGCCGCCAAGATCCTTCTCCTCGACATATCCACCCCTAGGGTTCAG ATTAACAG ATATACTGTGGTAGGTGTTTTGTCTCAGTCTCAAGCCGACAATCctttttga